The DNA segment AGCATTACGGGTTAAAGCCCGACCGAAACAATCACATAAAATGCCCCTTCCATGAGGACGATAAACCGAGGAGGACGATAAACCGAGCTGCCGTATCTATCCCGATACAAACACTTTCCATTGCTTCGGCTGCAATGCTACAGGCGACCAGATAGAATTTATTGAGAAATACGAAAAATGCAGCAAACATGAAGAGATACTAAAAGCCAAGCAACTTTGCGGAATCTCTGAACCGATAAAAACGGAGAAACCAAAATCAACACCAGTAAACGGAACTGAGATTTTAACCAAATCCTTTACCCATTTTGCAAGAAGCCTAAACGCCAAACCGAAGTTTTTTAATACAGATTGAAGAAAGTCAGAAGCATGAAGCTCAGGTAATGGAGCACCAAGGAAAAGTAGCAGCCGGATTAATCGATTTTAAAAAGTATGAGCAAAATATCAATCTCTTAAAAGCTTGTCAGCTACTGATAGAACCAATGGAAGTACTGATACCCTTTGCCCCAAAACTGGAACTGCCACCCCATGTATTTAAGAAGATGCGCACCAAGAACCATTATTTAACCCTAATAAAAGCAATGTAAGAACTTTAAAGCTTCAGGCAAACCAAATACTACCAATCAGAAATTATATCGAAGTTTTTAAACCAAAACCGTTCATGTTCCCAAGTAAAAAGCAAAGTGATATGATTTGCAATATCGTTAGCCAGGTTAAAAAACAAAACCCTGAAATTACTGACAGCCGACAAATTCGCACCAGCGTTATTATGAACTGGCTAAAATCACACAATATCCGACAAGTACAGTACATGGCAGGTCATAAAAGCATCAGGAGTACCGAACAATACAGACAACAAGATTTATGCGATTTAGTAAAACAACTTGAAATGTTCCATCCCTTAAAATAAACCTTCAAAAGCTGATTAAAGAAAATAACCCACAATCCAACACGCCCCACAGGTCAAAAAATCCCCGCTTCTCGTACCTCTAAGCTTGCACGGTCTTTTTTTGCCCTTCCCCTACACCAGCCCTTCTGTTTTATTTTCTGTCATAGTTTTTGTTTCACCGCACAAGCAGCCCATTGCTTTTTCTTTTTCAATTGAAAATAAAAAAGCTACTTTTAGGCTTTAAGAAAATAAGAAAACGTTCTTTGAATTAGGTTGTTTGGCGCGTGCGAGGAAGTTTATTTTTGGCTTTACTGGTTTCGATATTGTTTAAATAACCCGCTGTTGTATACCGACCCGAGCGGGTACAAGTGGGACTGGAACTGGTTAAATCCCGTGCACTGGATGAGCGAGGGCATGCAGTGGATTAACGACAACACCAGCGGGCTGAGACAAACAATGACAGATATCGGCGTGCCGGACTTTGGCGTGGGAATAAACAGTAACGGGAATACCTTCCATTATGTCGGAAACGGCGGTAATATCTACCATAACCAGCTGGGGAACGATTATGCAGGAGCGGTAAACAGCGTCATCAATGATGCGAGGTTTGCAATGGATGTTGCCCAATCGCAAGGAGGTAGCCTCGGAGGCAGTTTTGTTGATGGGTTTGTAAGTGGAGCAGCGGCAACTTGGGAAGGCATAAAAGCACCATTTACCTCTTGGAAGGGATATGGAGAATCTGTGTTGAATGGGCTTACACTAGGAATGTATGGTCAAGTTCAAATGTACAATAGCTTATATCAGGTTGGTAAAGGGATACCAAGTTATACAGCAAATGATTATGCATTTGGTGCAGGTTTTGTTGCTGAAAAAGGGCTGGAGATAGTATTACTAAGGAAAGCATCCCAAGTTAATCCTTTTGGTATTAATAATGGTTATGGTTTTAAAATAGGTAGAACGGAGTTTATGTATGCTAACCCCAATGCTGGTGGTGGGATGATATTTTCATACAAATCATTATCAGGAGGTAAATTTAGGTTAGACTATCATGGATTTGGATCTAGAGGTAGAACAACTCATTTTCATTCAAACTATTGGGGTTATTCAAATTCTCCGCACAGGAGTATTAATCCATTTTATTTTGGGCAACCAATTAAATAAAAAAGGATGGAGTTTTATAATGTTGAACTAAGTAAGGATATCAAATCGTTATGTGTTGAAGATTTTGACATTAATATTTGGTATGATGCAAATCGTATAAAAAATATTCTAAAGTGCTTATTTTTTAATAATGACACAATCTTCTTCTCGTTTAGGCGAGAAGAAGACTTAACTAGTGACAAAGAGCTAGAACGACTTAGGATTAGTATTATTGAAACATTTAATAAATATGGGGAGTATGTTTTTTTGAAGAAGTTAGATGAAGCTCGTTTTGATAGTGTAGCTAGAATTGATGTAAGTGATTTTACCTTTGAATTTATGTTTGATATTTGGAAGTATTTTTATAGTTGTACATTTTTTATTCCTACAGAAGGATTTTCTTTTTCAGATTATATTTCTTTTCAAAAGAAAATTAAATTTCAGGATAAAGGTGGAGAGAAGTTGCTTAGTAAAAGATATTCTGATTTTGGATGTATAAAGGGACTTGGGGGAGATAGTTTAATTGTAAGCTATCGAAAGGACTTTCAACTTCCCGATTTAAAAAAGGCTGCATCAGAAACACCTGATATTAATCAAGTTTTTAAATAGTTGATTTCAAGTTTATATGAGCAAGATTTGTATTGTAAGCCTTTTGTTATTTTGCTTTGTGGCAGCGAAGGCACAAGAGAAATTAAAGCTTGAAGAAAAAGTAGCTACAGATGTTTGTGATTGCTTGGGGCAATATGATATAAAACAAAGTGAACAGGTGTTTAAAACCTATATGGACACTTGCTTAGTCAGAGCCGTAAACAAAAACAAGAAGACCATTGACGAAATGGTAAAAAAGGATATGAGTTCTAAAACCGAATATCAAAAGGGGCAAGAGTTTTTTACTTATAAAGTAGCTCCCATTCTCTATAATAGATGTAAATATATTTTGGAACTTAAGTAATAGCAGAAAAGCCTGGCAAGTCCAGGCTTTTTTTATGCTTTAAAATTTAGCTTTCCCATCAAGTAAATCCTTCATCCGCTTTTTAGTTAGCATAGAATTAATAATTTTTATAAGTGCGTTTTTCTCGTCTTCATCGAGTTGGTTAATAAGCATTAACTGCTCATTAAGTTCGTGGTTTTCTAATTCTACTACACTATTTTCATTATCGTTTAAAAGGTTGTCAGCACTTACTGTAAATACCTTCATTAGCCTTTGTACAATATCAATAGAGGGCAGTAAATGGTAAGTCTTCGGTCTTTCACATATTGCGACCTTCATACTAGAGCTGTTTCTTTGATGCAAAAAATGAGGATGACATTCACAACATTTAAGCGTTTGTATAAAGATTACCAGGAATCAGGTTTGAACATAAAAGATTTCTGTACCAACCAAGATTTGGCTCCTTCCACTTTTTACTATTGGCGAAATAAATTGGAAGAGGCATTAGCATATGAGCCAGATAGCTTTGTTCCACTAGAATTTGACAGTAATCCCTTAGCGACGAATAACCAATCGAGTCCATCTATCATCAAGAGTAAGCCTACTTTAAATAATGATGCTCCCATTGAATTCCTATTTCCCAATGGCACCAAGATGCTACTAAGGGATAATATAAACACGCAAGTATTAAAAACAATTGTTCTAAAATCTGATTATATTCAGGTTGACGAAAGTACCATTCCGGTTATTAGCAACGAAAAGCACAAAAGGCTTATCTGTGGATGGTTCGATCAGTAATGAATAACTTGGTTTTTTTTCACTACGACAAAGGCTCCCGAGCACAAAAAGTGATACTTCCTTTATTAAAGGATTTTCAGGGAGCTATTCAAACCGATGGATATCAGGCATATTCAATCTATTAGCAAAAGAAAGGTGTTTTGCTTTTGGGTTGTTGGGCTCATGCGCGCAGGAAATTCTCCGAAAGTCTAAAAGAAGACAAAACGGGGGCTGAATACGCATTGGCACAAATTGCTAAAATCTATCAAGTTGAGCAAATGGCCACCGATCAGAACATGAATTACAAGCAAAGAGCTGAACTGCGAAAGCGCTTGGCTTATCAAATCATGCGTGCTTTTGAAAAATGGATCGAAGGCTATTACCCCAAAGCGCTACAAGGAGGAAAGATGAGTAAGGCGCTGGCTTATACATACAATCTTTTCCTACGCCTGTCTCGCTATCATCTTGATGGCCGATATTTGCCCGATAATAACGGAGCTGAAAATGCAATTAGGCCGTTAGCAGTTGGAAGAAAAGGCTATCTCTTTTGTGGCAACCGTGATGCCGCAGAAAATGCAGCAATTATGTACTCACTACTGGGATGCTGCAAAGCCAGTGATGTAAATCCTCGCGAATGGCTTACAGATGTATTTTCTAAGATTGCGTTATACAATAGCAATTATGATTTAGACTTGGCTGATCTTTTGCCGCACAATTGGAAAAAGTCTAATAGTTGTCAAAATACTCCAAAAAACACCCACTAATTTCGATTAATTCCAAAAGATTCCAGTAAAACTTAGAGAATCCCAACGCTCCAATCGACATCCGGATTGGAGCATTTTTTTATTTTGCAATATGTAGCAGACCGCATATTTACTTTGTATTCCCATGTCCGCCACCAAATTCACATAATTGTTTAGATAGTGTTTTTAATTTTTGAATATTCTTTTTTGTAAAGAAATTACGGATCCTATATTAATATTTGTCGATCATAGTAAACAAAAAAAGCGCCCGAGGTGGAAGCCCCCGAACGCCTTGATCTTCAATGTGGAGAATATCGGAATCGAACCGATGACCTCTTGACTGCCAGTCAAACGCTCTAGCCAACTGAGCTAATCCCCCATCATTTTTTTGCGATGCAAATATAGTATTTTTTTTTAATGTCTAGTATCTATTTGTGATGTTTTAGTGTAAAATACTTTTGTTGAGTGTATGAATAAAAGTTAAAATGCCTGATATTAAATAAATACAGCAATTATGCTGAAAAAAAGAAATAAAAAAATGGGAGTTTTATAATAAAGTCCTATTTTTATGCACTCAAAAATTAATCGTTTTACTTAGATTTAAAAAATAATTGATTAACCGTGTAAAAATGGTTATCTTTAGGCACCAAAATTTAATTTAATTATGGAAGTAAAAAAGTCGCCAAAAGCAGATCTTGAAACCAAAAAGCCGGTTTTCATGCAGATCGGTTTGGTAGTGGTTTTGGCTATTGTCCTGATTGCCTTTGAGTGGTCAACCACCGATGTGGATGCCAGTCAGTTTAATATGATGGACGAAGTTGAAGCGGAGGAGGAAATTGTTCCTATTACCAGACAAGAGGAAGTTAAACCACCACCACCACCACCACCACCAAAGGTTACAGATGTATTGAACATCGTGGATGATGATGTTGAGATTGATGAAGAGCTTGACATTGAGGATACTGAGATTGATGAAGATACCGAGGTGGAATTTGACATCACTCTTGAAGAAGAGGAGACTGATGATGCACCAGTATTCTTTATTGTGGAAGAAATGCCGCAATTTCCTGGAGGTGACACTGAGCTAAGGAAGTACATTGCTCAGTCGGTTAAATATCCTGTTATTGCTCAAGAGAACGGTATTCAAGGACGTGTGTATGTTCAGTTTGTTGTGGGTACTGACGGTGGTGTTACCCAAGTGAAAGTAGCACGTGGTGTTGATCCAAATCTGGATAAAGAAGCTATACGTGTGGTGGAGTCCATGCCTAAATGGAAACCAGGAAAACAACGAGGTAAAGCGGTAAAAGTATCTTATACTGTACCTATCAATTTCGTATTGCAATAGATATTATTGTAACTATATTTCAAGAGGCATCGTTAGATGCCTCTTTTTTTTGCCTTTATTTTTAATGCTAAATCATATTTCTAAAAAGCGTATCTTTGCGTGGTTTACGAGTAGTACTAAATTTGTATAGTTTTAATGGGAGAACAGATATCTACACATCAGGAATTGGAAAAAGTTATATTGGTTGGACTCAGAACGCCAGGTATTACTGAAGCGCTCTTGACCGAATATTTGGATGAATTGGCCTTTCTGGCTGAGACAGCCGGTGGAATACCGGTGAAGAGATATACGCAAAGTCTGCCAATGCCCGATAATAAAACCTTTGTAGGAAGAGGTAAGTTGGAGGAAGTGCTGGAAGGTGTTAAAGTATATGAGGCAGACTGTGTTATTTTTGATGACGAATTGAGTCCGTCTCAGCTAAGGAACCTGGAAAGTATATTGAAGATTAGAATTCTGGATAGGACGAATCTGATTCTGGACATTTTTGCCAAGAACGCTAAGACTGCGGCCGCTAAGACGCAGGTTGAGCTGGCCCAGTATCAATACCTATTGCCAAGGCTTACCAGAATGTGGACCCACCTTCAGCGGCAACGTGGTGGTATGGGGATGCGTGGCCCCGGAGAAAAAGAGATTGAAACTGACCGTAGGATTATACGCGATAAGATAGCAAAGCTTAAGCTGGATTTGGTAAAGATAGATAAGCAAAAGTCCACACAACGAAAAAATAGAGGTAAAATGGTGCGTGTGGCTTTGGTGGGATATACCAACGTGGGAAAGTCTACCCTGATGAATACCATTAGTAAATCGACTGTGTTGGCCGAAAATAAGTTGTTTGCCACACTGGATACCACAGTGCGTAAAGTGGTGGTGGGGAACCTTCCTTTTCTGGTGGCAGATACTGTGGGTTTTATTCGTAAGTTACCTCACCATTTGGTTGATTCATTTAAGTCTACTCTGGACGAGGTGAGAGAAGCTGATATCCTAGTGCATGTGGTAGATATCTCTCACGCAGGGTTTGAGCAGCAGGTGGATATTGTTAATCAGACTTTACAGGAATTGGATAAGACCGAGAAAAAGATGATAATGGTCTTTAATAAAATGGATGCCTTTACGTATACGCCTAAGGATGATGACGACCTTACACCTATGGCTCAGGAAAATTATTCTTTGGAAGATCTGAAGAAGAGTTGGATGGCCAAAGGACTGGATACGGTATTTATTTCTGCCAAAAACAAAGAGAATTTAAATGAATTTAAGGAATTGATATATAATGAGGTAAGAAAAATTCATACAGCGCGTTTTCCGTATAATGATTTTCTTTATCCCAACATTAGCTTCGATGACTTAGAGATGGAAGATGGCGGGGAATCCTAGTGTATGTCATAAGATGCAAGTTACTCGTCACTTCTTCCCGCACAATATATATTTTTTTGTAGGATATTTCCTTGTTCATCTATTAAGGTGATTCGATGTTTGCCAACAGTAGGTTGAATGGTCATTTGGTGAACAAAGCTTGTTTCTCCCAGAAATTCATGATCCATGTGCCAATATATGGTGGCGTTGGAATGGTGATGTGCAACTTTTAATACCACGGCCTGAACTTTTCCATCCATACC comes from the Saccharicrinis fermentans DSM 9555 = JCM 21142 genome and includes:
- a CDS encoding integrase, which translates into the protein MFPSKKQSDMICNIVSQVKKQNPEITDSRQIRTSVIMNWLKSHNIRQVQYMAGHKSIRSTEQYRQQDLCDLVKQLEMFHPLK
- a CDS encoding energy transducer TonB, which codes for MEVKKSPKADLETKKPVFMQIGLVVVLAIVLIAFEWSTTDVDASQFNMMDEVEAEEEIVPITRQEEVKPPPPPPPPKVTDVLNIVDDDVEIDEELDIEDTEIDEDTEVEFDITLEEEETDDAPVFFIVEEMPQFPGGDTELRKYIAQSVKYPVIAQENGIQGRVYVQFVVGTDGGVTQVKVARGVDPNLDKEAIRVVESMPKWKPGKQRGKAVKVSYTVPINFVLQ
- the hflX gene encoding GTPase HflX, giving the protein MGEQISTHQELEKVILVGLRTPGITEALLTEYLDELAFLAETAGGIPVKRYTQSLPMPDNKTFVGRGKLEEVLEGVKVYEADCVIFDDELSPSQLRNLESILKIRILDRTNLILDIFAKNAKTAAAKTQVELAQYQYLLPRLTRMWTHLQRQRGGMGMRGPGEKEIETDRRIIRDKIAKLKLDLVKIDKQKSTQRKNRGKMVRVALVGYTNVGKSTLMNTISKSTVLAENKLFATLDTTVRKVVVGNLPFLVADTVGFIRKLPHHLVDSFKSTLDEVREADILVHVVDISHAGFEQQVDIVNQTLQELDKTEKKMIMVFNKMDAFTYTPKDDDDLTPMAQENYSLEDLKKSWMAKGLDTVFISAKNKENLNEFKELIYNEVRKIHTARFPYNDFLYPNISFDDLEMEDGGES